In Hydractinia symbiolongicarpus strain clone_291-10 chromosome 4, HSymV2.1, whole genome shotgun sequence, the following proteins share a genomic window:
- the LOC130641932 gene encoding uncharacterized protein LOC130641932 isoform X2, with the protein METPKGYRGPPPRKDLVVSPSRERDWKGNDLFGTADTDMSDERHRVTTPYSESGAAPGLSGDYVDPHLKSHRDYESEYAKLAMQGGHRDLLHMDNHNDDLDNGIKHRGCEENLSEYNRLARQGGHKGILSMNDSDEKQESSRKQKGCENVSEYNRIALQGGHKDLLVIEENKRPSSKVTYARNGGDWFAHNNNDSPPQKVSQKPPPIQTAPTKPAPKPAIQFGALPGGEEQQPRTGKKRFEQQRRDAPFATNW; encoded by the exons ATGGAGACTCCAAAAGGCTATAGGGGCCCTCCACCAAGAAAAGATTTGGTTGTTTCTCCTAGTAGAGAAAGAGATTGGAAAGGAAATG ATTTGTTTGGTACTGCAGATACAGACATGTCTGACGAGAGGCATCGAGTTACCACACCTTACAGTGAATCAGGCGCTGCTCCCGGTTTAAGTGGAGATTACGTTGATCCACATTTAAAAAGTCATCGTGATTATGAGTCAGAGTATGCAAAGCTTGCAATGCAAGGTGGACACAGAG ATCTTTTGCATATGGACAATCATAATGATGACTTAGATAATGGAATAAAACACAGAGGTTGTGAAGAAAATCTTTCTGAATACAACAGACTAGCCAGACAAGGAGGGCACAAAG GTATTCTTAGTATGAATGATTCAGATGAGAAACAGGAGTcttcaagaaaacaaaaaggttGTGAAAATGTATCAGAATACAACAGAATAGCTCTGCAAGGTGGACATAAAG atttacTTGTTATTGAAGAGAATAAACGTCCATCAAGTAAAGTAACTTACGCGCGCAATGGTGGAGATTGGTTTGCACATAATAACAACGATTCACCACCGCAGAAGGTTTCTCAGAAACCTCCACCCATACAAACAG caCCTACTAAACCTGCGCCAAAACC agctATTCAATTTGGAGCTCTTCCTGGAGGAGAAGAACAACAACCTAGAACTGGTAAAAAACGTTTCGAACAACAACGTAGAGATGCACCGTTTGCTACGAACTGGTAA
- the LOC130641931 gene encoding skeletal aspartic acid-rich protein 1-like isoform X1 — MQKLSAFLVVLSIQLSLADWEESLYGVNITLKQTSGSLRITNGINNLRINFKEMIELNEAGRPMDTSNGVERNFRGFELQRFDSSATEYIDVIGTPINITAARANFSTTLVGPAAKLTLHISVLDNETLIPDGDLNNTFVVHHGTVKFGFTISDWPFCGVHKLPCNNGEIGKYLDVTVALNSWNVEASRFGFDRSRGASGFKAETYDYGGADVTFSHMYLKNNSWHFLPTGYPKITTKDNENVAVIRFPVFQMPVYYESTVNIRRMNLTSSSSVVVTSPSSLFLFMMWNACVILLM; from the exons ATGCAGAAACTGAGTGCATTTTTGGTTGTACTATCAATACAATTGTCACTTGCTGATTGGGAAGAAAGTTTGTATGGTGTGAACATCACTCTCAAGCAAACGTCAGGAAGCCTCCGCATAACAAATGGTATAAATAATCTCCGCATAAATTTTAAGGAAATGATCGAGCTAAACGAAGCAGGTAGGCCTATGGATACGTCAAATGGTGTCGAGCGCAATTTCAGAGGATTTGAGCTACAAAGATTTGATTCGTCGGCGACAGAGTACATAGATGTAATTGGAACGCCAATAAACATTACAGCTGCAAG GGCGAATTTCAGTACGACTTTGGTTGGTCCTGCTGCTAAGTTAACGCTTCATATTTCTGTACTGGACAACGAAACCTTAATACCGGATGGTGATTTGAACAATACGTTTGTTGTTCATCATGGTACCGTAAAGTTTGGCTTTACCATTAGTGACTGGCCGTTCTGCGGTGTGCATAAACTACCGTGTAACAATGGGGAAATTGGAAAGTATCTCGATGTGACGGTTGCACTAAACAGTTGGAATGTTGAAGCCAGTCGTTTTGGTTTCGATAGGTCGAGAGGTGCATCAGGTTTTAAAGCTGAAACGTATGATTATGGTGGAGCTGATGTAACATTCTCACACATG TACTTAAAGAACAATTCCTGGCATTTCTTACCGACGGGCTATCCGAAAATTACTACGAAAGACAACGAAAACGTGGCAGTTATTCGGTTTCCGGTGTTTCAGATGCCAGTCTATTACGAATCCACTGTAAACATCAGGAGGATGAACCTGACAAGCTCTTCATCAGTAGTAGTTACCAGTCCCTcgtctttatttctttttatgatGTGGAACGCATGTGTAATTTTACTCATGTGA
- the LOC130641931 gene encoding skeletal aspartic acid-rich protein 1-like isoform X2, which produces MQKLSAFLVVLSIQLSLADWEESLYGVNITLKQTSGSLRITNGINNLRINFKEMIELNEAGRPMDTSNGVERNFRGFELQRFDSSATEYIDVIGTPINITAARANFSTTLVGPAAKLTLHISVLDNETLIPDGDLNNTFVVHHGTVKFGFTISDWPFCGVHKLPCNNGEIGKYLDVTVALNSWNVEASRFGFDRSRGASGFKAETYDYGGADVTFSHMMSYDPVNCIPISIKCVST; this is translated from the exons ATGCAGAAACTGAGTGCATTTTTGGTTGTACTATCAATACAATTGTCACTTGCTGATTGGGAAGAAAGTTTGTATGGTGTGAACATCACTCTCAAGCAAACGTCAGGAAGCCTCCGCATAACAAATGGTATAAATAATCTCCGCATAAATTTTAAGGAAATGATCGAGCTAAACGAAGCAGGTAGGCCTATGGATACGTCAAATGGTGTCGAGCGCAATTTCAGAGGATTTGAGCTACAAAGATTTGATTCGTCGGCGACAGAGTACATAGATGTAATTGGAACGCCAATAAACATTACAGCTGCAAG GGCGAATTTCAGTACGACTTTGGTTGGTCCTGCTGCTAAGTTAACGCTTCATATTTCTGTACTGGACAACGAAACCTTAATACCGGATGGTGATTTGAACAATACGTTTGTTGTTCATCATGGTACCGTAAAGTTTGGCTTTACCATTAGTGACTGGCCGTTCTGCGGTGTGCATAAACTACCGTGTAACAATGGGGAAATTGGAAAGTATCTCGATGTGACGGTTGCACTAAACAGTTGGAATGTTGAAGCCAGTCGTTTTGGTTTCGATAGGTCGAGAGGTGCATCAGGTTTTAAAGCTGAAACGTATGATTATGGTGGAGCTGATGTAACATTCTCACACATG ATGAGCTATGATCCGGTAAATTGTATTCCGATTTCTATAAAATGTGTTTCGACTTAG
- the LOC130641932 gene encoding uncharacterized protein LOC130641932 isoform X1, producing the protein METPKGYRGPPPRKDLVVSPSRERDWKGNDLFGTADTDMSDERHRVTTPYSESGAAPGLSGDYVDPHLKSHRDYESEYAKLAMQGGHRDLLHMDNHNDDLDNGIKHRGCEENLSEYNRLARQGGHKGILSMNDSDEKQESSRKQKGCENVSEYNRIALQGGHKDLLVIEENKRPSSKVTYARNGGDWFAHNNNDSPPQKVSQKPPPIQTGYNSSDEEEEKNKKDHEEKNAPTKPAPKPAIQFGALPGGEEQQPRTGKKRFEQQRRDAPFATNW; encoded by the exons ATGGAGACTCCAAAAGGCTATAGGGGCCCTCCACCAAGAAAAGATTTGGTTGTTTCTCCTAGTAGAGAAAGAGATTGGAAAGGAAATG ATTTGTTTGGTACTGCAGATACAGACATGTCTGACGAGAGGCATCGAGTTACCACACCTTACAGTGAATCAGGCGCTGCTCCCGGTTTAAGTGGAGATTACGTTGATCCACATTTAAAAAGTCATCGTGATTATGAGTCAGAGTATGCAAAGCTTGCAATGCAAGGTGGACACAGAG ATCTTTTGCATATGGACAATCATAATGATGACTTAGATAATGGAATAAAACACAGAGGTTGTGAAGAAAATCTTTCTGAATACAACAGACTAGCCAGACAAGGAGGGCACAAAG GTATTCTTAGTATGAATGATTCAGATGAGAAACAGGAGTcttcaagaaaacaaaaaggttGTGAAAATGTATCAGAATACAACAGAATAGCTCTGCAAGGTGGACATAAAG atttacTTGTTATTGAAGAGAATAAACGTCCATCAAGTAAAGTAACTTACGCGCGCAATGGTGGAGATTGGTTTGCACATAATAACAACGATTCACCACCGCAGAAGGTTTCTCAGAAACCTCCACCCATACAAACAG GATACAATAGTAGTGATGAAGAGGAGGAGAAAAACAAGAAGGATCATGAAGAAAAGAACG caCCTACTAAACCTGCGCCAAAACC agctATTCAATTTGGAGCTCTTCCTGGAGGAGAAGAACAACAACCTAGAACTGGTAAAAAACGTTTCGAACAACAACGTAGAGATGCACCGTTTGCTACGAACTGGTAA